The DNA window TAACTCGATAGTCTCCAATTCTGAATCGATATGTTCCAAGCCCATAATCTGTAAGCCGTTGCGCATATTTTGAGGGATCTTCTTCATACCGGAGAAGAGTCTTCCCTATGCGTCTTTTGGTCTTTGCATCAAGCCGCTCAATGTCCTTGATTGCCCTGTGAGTATAAACAAGCCTGTACTTCACCGACCAAAGACCTCTTCATGGGCCTTCACCCTGCCGGCCTTGTAATCGGACCTAGCTTCTTTGATGCTTCTCAGATACTCAG is part of the Deltaproteobacteria bacterium genome and encodes:
- a CDS encoding type II toxin-antitoxin system RelE/ParE family toxin, encoding MKYRLVYTHRAIKDIERLDAKTKRRIGKTLLRYEEDPSKYAQRLTDYGLGTYRFRIGDYRVIFDLEGNEIVVLRVGHRRDIYKKG